CCGAGGCGCAGGGAATAGCTTCGCAGATATCTGCCTAATCGCCAGCCCCGTGGCCGCGTAGGCTGAAGGTTGCTGTCGGTCGACAGATGCGACACGACGTTGAGGCGGCACCCCCTCCACATCACTGCTGTCGAGGCGCTCACATGCAGGCACCCGGCTTGACGTGAGAAGCgctcccctcttcccactAGCGGATGCCACCGTGCTCGAtggggcggcgccggtgtcgctGGGGTGGTCCTCGTGCACCTGCTCCAAGTCCGCTAAAAAGGTCGCCAGCGCGGCTTCATCGGGATCTTCGAGGCGGAGGGAAGCATAGTAGGCCAGTTCCTCCGCCGTGAGGTCGGGGACGGACATGGGCCTTAGGTTGTTTTCCGTAGGAGCGCGTGttcgtgcacgtgtgtgcgagtcGGCGAGGTGGATTTAGGTGGCGGTCGTgtagcgccagcagcgccgttgcCACCGTTGGCGAAAGGGTGGGTGAGGTGGGGAGAAGCGGCACACGAACGAGGAGGATATGAGGATGACCAGGATGGAGGCGGGATCATTGCGCCctcgcggcgacggtgacagATATAGAGACAttggaggagggagagggtgcgcagaaggagggagaagcagTTCAAGGGTAGAGCTGCGAGTGATACGCACGAAAAGGGACCCTCCCCCACGCCCGATCTTTCCCTCGTTCTCGTGCCGTCATCGTGTATGCAGCCCCCCTCGACCCTCaaacccccctcccccatcctcGCCCGTGTGCGCACAGTCATTGCCATGGTTTCTTTGGTGGTGGCTTCGCCATTTCTTGCACACCCAGCCtggatacacacacaaacacacacacacacaccgcagaaagagagaaatgcgcgtctgcgtcaTTGCAATGTACCGGCGTAcgtgtgcaggtgtgtcACCGAAAGTGAAACGACCGTATTTCCTCCTCGGTGCCGTAGTACCGATTGAAAGTCAGCCGCACGACCAGCGGCTTCAGATGCGTGGCGAGGGTGGACGGGTGATTCTCCGCCGCGGCAAAGACCGCCGTGACAAGCGcctcgacggcgttgcgtgTGCTGCTATTGATGTGCGACACAGGCAGGCGCGAAGGGTCAAGCGCCACCTCGAgcgcccgctgcaccgccgcacgcacgACTTCGGTGGCAGGGGACTGCATGCCCCGCTCCCGCACGTTCAGCGCGACAGGCGGGCGAGCAGGGAAAGACACAATGCTCAGCTCCAGTAGAAGCGCATCCAATTGGTAGCACAGCTCCATGCAGGATAACAACTCCGGAGACGAGCTCATGGACTTGGCCAGCAGGCGCTCCAAGTTATACACGACGCGCATCGCGACGTTTTGCGTGAAGgagagcagctgctcaaCGGCGAAGTTGAGGGTGTAGTAGGCAGTCCCCAGGCCTCGCGACACGtagcgcaggtgctgcgtcgCAGTCTGTCCTGGCAGGCCCATCGCTTGGGCCACCTGTGCATCTTGGGTGTCGCGTTGGTGCAGCCGCTTCTTGTGCTCCCGCAGTGTGATTCGGGCGTAGTAGAGGGCGCACTTGTATCCAAAGACGTAGCTCCACACGTCGGCGAACGCAACGCCATTGAAACCGgatgcggctgcagcggccggcgATGCCTTCCCTACCCCcgcgtcgccctcctccacgtagaggcgctggcggcgctgccaaaAGTAGGTCTGGTAGCTGCGCTCCGTCGTGTTCGTCAAGGGCTGCACGTACACGCTCAAGTCCCGCGGCTGCAAGATGTGCTGGAAGGCGTCAGGGAGGGTGAGGTCCAACTGGAAAGATGCGAATACGTCGAGCATGCCCGCTGCGACGGAAGGGCTGCtgttcccttcctcccctcgccCACTCTGCTGCCCCGGCCTAGTGAGGGTGGCGGCTGTCATcgtgctcgccgccgtcgccgcagcagcacccaccCTCGCGGGGAGCACAGAGAGCCGCACCAGCTCACTAAAGCGCTTTCCACGCAACGCATCGGCGAAGATGGCGGAGACAACaggagcggcggtgccaaGCCGGTcgtacgccgccgccccgccgtcctcggcgtGTCGCACCCACCATCGTGGCTCTCGGTACAGTCGCTCCAGGAATCCGTGGACAAGCCTCTCCTGGTCGCGGCAGAGGGCAACGTCAATGAGCAGCTTCAACGCCTGAATAAAAGAGCacgcagtggcggtggcggtgcggctcGCAAGCCCTCTGCCGGCAAGTACATCGAGTGGTGCAAGGGATCCAGATGGTGGCCGCTCCACCGGAGCCGTCGTGTCCGTTgattgccgctgctgctgagcctCCTGCACGGGCGCATGCAGAGGACGCGACAAGagacagccgccgccgccgccagcggctgcAGGTAGCGACAGTGTGAACAGGTCACGCAAGCGacgctcctgcagccgctgcaccgccacaccAATGGGgatgagcagcgccgtcgtgatccagcgcgcacacgggaTGGTGACGTTGATCCACAGCTGATGGGAAcgccgcttccgctgcgCCTGACCTCCCTGGCCAAACGCCTTGCTACCGGTATCCGCCGCATCTAGGTAttgctcctcctctccagcgAGGACGTTAGTGAAGCGCACGTCAGGGGTGGTGTTCGACTCAGTGATGGCAAGCGTCCAGAGCGATatgccgcgccgcagcagcacattgCTGCCCTcatcaccgctgccaccgccgtcgtcatcgttgTTGCGGTCCAAAGCAGCCGTCGCATTCCCGTCATCGGACCACATGAGTGAGCACGGCCTGCCGATCCCCTCGCTACCGCCAGATGCCCTGCGCTGGCCCAAGGCAGATGCGCCTAAAGACGGAGCCAGACAGCCCTGATCATCGGAGACGCTCGGCACGCGACAGTCACCACGCCgttgctgccactgctgctgccctggCAGTGCCTCCGCCAGCATGGAGGCAAACCCGAGCGGAATTGTGGTGGGAAAGTACACGTAGTGCAATgcaccggcgctgccaccagcGTTACTGCTTCCCGTCGCATCcaccgccgctaccgccgTGCTCGGTGCGGCAACCTGCgcaacgcggcggcggacgtCCTGGTTCTGTTGGGCGTACgccacaacagcagcgacggtgccACTTCCCGCTTGATCACCGTCGCCGGGTTCGTCTCCTTGACGGTCGCCGGCTTCGTACATGATGTAGTGCAGAATCTCCTTCATGCTCTTTGTGTGCCCAAGCTGGCACGGTGTCGTCCCAGCGGAAGTTctcgcggctgcggtgcgtcGTGGATGCATCGGGGTTCGCGAGAGCGCGATTTGCTTGTGGCGACGCGTGAAACTGGCGAGACTGCGCAGCACAAACGCGCGAGCCGACGTGAGCGCAGCCCTCGCGACGTGCTGCTCGGAGACGTCCCCTCTGCGACGGCCGCTGCTACCGGCGCCGGCTTGTCGAGGACCCGGTACCCGCGCCGCATCGACCGAGCCACCGCTGCGACTATCGCTCGATGACGACGGCTCGCTTGTGCGCTGTGCCGTGtcctttcccttcccccccgcggcggcggaggctgcgACACGATCGCTGTTATAGTACCCGACGCagttcagcagcagcgagaggaCGTCTGTGGGAAAGCGGCGGCTAGCGTCACCGATGCGCACGTGAGAGAACGAAGAGCGgaacagccgcggcagctgtcGGCGCCACACCGGCGGGTCAATGCCGCGGACAAAGCCGAAGATGGCTGCTGTGCAGAGCAGCACGTACGGCCACGCGGTGTAGAGCAGCGTCATGACGTAGAGACGGTAGAGATCCATCGTCGAGGTGTCTTGAAAGGCGCTGGCCTGAATGATGAGTGTGTCAAGGAGGCGGGCGGCCAACAACGCACACGACaaccaccgcggcggcgcttccTCTCCCGCGCCACTAGCTGCGGCCGCCCCTGTAGTCGCCGCTGGCCTCGATGCGGGACTTTGCGTGTCGAAGCTCGCAAGCCCGTCCAGGCAGCCACTTTCCTCTACGAGCACGTGGTAACGCTGCAGTGGTGTGATGTTCTCGCGAACGGCCGCCACAAGGTCAGCCAGGGAGCACGACGCGGGCAGCACTGTGGCCGCCACACCGGCAGATGACGCGATGTACGAACCAGTGCGGAAAGTGTACTGCCTCCCACCTCCCGCTTTGGGtgcctcttcctcgttcTCGTAGAGGGCGGCTCCCACGTTTTCCGCtagaggaggtggcggttGGTGTTCGCTAAGATGCgaggccgctgcagcaccctCACACACGACTAGCAAGtactcctgcagctgcagtacCCACCGACCAAAGTCGGCGCTtagctgccgcagcaccgagCACAGCCGTTCTAGAGaccgcgccgctgtcgcctccAAGGCTACGGACGCGTCTTGCACATCGCCGCACATTTCCGTGACATCGTGAGTGAAGGCGCCATGCATTTCTGCGGGGCCACGCGAGGCGTGGTGAGCGAGGGCCGGCGCGCATTCACGCACATGAGCGTCGACAGCTGCCACGACATTCGCcatctccagcagctgctccagcgtcCCCAAGAATGTCAGCGGCCACGCCTTGGCAGCTGCCTCGGCCAGCACAGCGTCCCGCAGCCTCCACGGGCCACCagagggggcgagagagaggtcAGCATGTGCGCTGCTACGTGAGTCACCCTTGTCCGAGTACATCTCGCAACTCGCCGTGGGGTGCTGACGCAGGGCACAAAGAACATCGAAGAGCACCGCCCGCTGGCGAGCGAGGCAGTCcacgtgcgcagcggcaacggcgcgaGGAGCAGTGGACGGAGACGTCGATGATGGACAAACACCGGTCCTGCCTCGCGTCGTGATGGTTGTAGACGAGCGTTTCTTCCCTCGGGCAGCTGTGGTGCCTGCAGGCGGCGGGTGGAACGCAAACACGGAGCTAGCCCACCCTGGAGGCACGGCACAGGGGTGGCTGACCGCAGAGGAGCACGAAGGGGGTGAGCAAAAGGGAGGAGCACAGGGCAGCGTCGTGTGTTGCAGACACTCCGCGAGTAAGTGGCCTGCCGACCCCCGCACGGCTGTACCGTTGCGCGAgaacgccgcggcgctcccGTGCGGCGGAGCAACGAACTCCGGCTTCCGGAAAGGCGGAAGAGGGCACGTGGGCGAGCgagacggcgcggcgtcgtgcgGTGGTACACCCTCGTCGTCCAACGTGGAGGGGATGGATATGAGCACATCCGCGAGCAATGGACTGCGTAGCGGTCGagggcgctgcagcaacggcCGTGTAACGTTGCCTTGCAGAGGTGTGGGGAGAtccgcagcaacagcagcggccggcTTGACATATCGCCAGCTGTTCgagtggtggtgctggagggcggcggtggtgctgcttcTGTCGCCGACTGCAGCGTCACGTAATGATGGCCCAACGGAGCGGGTCGCCGACTCCAACAcggacggcgaggacgagcgggacgaggaggaggaggcggacgaTGACGAAGCCTGACAGACCTCGAAGTACTCATCCAGGCTGACGTCCACCGCCGGTTCCGTTGCCCCTGttaccgcggcggcggcagtgctgccCATGGTGGCGCTATGCGACAGGCGCAGCGTTGAGGACGACAACGATGATGCCATCctcgcgtgtctgtgtgcgtggtaCGTAATCGTCGACAAGCGTATGATTGCTTCTCTGTTTGTAGtttcttctcctcctgcccgcccctccctcctgcggGCGTCGCTCAGCGGATGCGTGAGGAGACAGCCCAGCGGCGCGATGCCACCGTACGGGGGGCTGTATGGAGAAGCGAGGCTTTGCTGTGGACAACTCCGCGTGCAAGGTGCGGGGGTGTGCTggtgcctgcgcgtgtgctcaaGTACAGAGTGCGTatccttctccttttcctcgACGGTATGCAGGGGAAGGTGCGTCGGGGTGCGCCAGGAGTTGCATCAATGACTCTGTGCACTGCAGAGAGGCGGCTTCCCAAAGCGAGGCTCCTTCGTGGGCGCCGGTGTTACTGATGGCGatggaagaggggggggggaggggagagcgTTGGAAAAGGCATGAGGGCCACCTCGCGAGATGAGCGGTAGAATGTGCTCACCGATGTGTGCGAGTACGTAGGCGCAGGAGCTCCGCGAGGGCGgggacagacagacacatTACACATGGGGCAGAGATGTTCCATCTCCCCCTACAACAGCGCCACGTTGGATGCTACGCGGGGTGTAGtatacacacaaacacatggGCATAGGTGTTCCTTCATCATCTTTGGCTTGCTCCTCTACTTGACTAGAGTAGCTGCAGAAGAGAATGCGAAGAgcggggggagaggagggagggaggagggagtgTTGTCAGGAGCAGGCACCGTTTCGTCGAGGCGCAAACCCGCCTCCGCGCCTCTTTCACaagcacacgtacacacacacacacacacacacacacatagaggagagggggagggcagggacgaaaaaggggggggggtggcgcCATGCGCCCACGAGTACGCTCACacgcggagagggagatTTAGAAGACCGGCGCAACGACGTACATCGCGTTACCAGATCGCTGCGGCCGTGCCAAGGAAGGTGTCGAAGTTAAAGAGCACCTGACAGCTGCGGTCTCGATTATAGTAGGCGAACGCGTCGCGGACTTGCGCCACAAAGATAGAGAGCTCGATGTATTCGTCGAAGCCGAGCGagccgcggtgctggcggtcAAACTTGCGCATGACAGCCTGGAAGGTCTGCTCGCCGAGGACGAAGCCACTGAGCCGGAAGGCCTCGAGTGCCTCTCTCCTGTCGAGACGTCCGTCACCACTGGTGTCGCACTGGCGGAAGCCTTGCTGCATTGCGGTAATAAACTCGTGTAGGTCGGCAAACTCCTCCATGGTGATGCTGCCACTGCGGTCGAGGTCGTAGCGGGCTAGCAACTTCTCGGTCGTGCCAAGGCTAAACCGGAAGCCGGCGCTGGAGAGGGCAGCGTTTAGCTCGGCCACATCGATGCGACCATTATGATCGCTATCCGCCGCCTGGAACCCACTGACTAACTCTGGTGGCGCTGGAtactgcggcggcgcgtacgcgccaccgccaagggagccggcggtggcggggtaACTGGCGGGTTGCTGTCCATCGTACATCGGATTCGCCCTGTAGCCCTGAGGGGCTTGGGGGCACCCGTAGCCTGGGTAGACATCCCCCATCGTGGAAATGGAGTAGACGGGTGGGGTgatgcggaggagggaggagggggtgggggcgacagcgcgcgcgcgtgggctTCCGTATGAGGAGGGTGAGTCGGGCTGGCAAGAGAGGTAAACCGCCGATGCATGCGGCGGCGTAGACCGCGGTCGCACGAATGGAGCTGCAAGCGTAGCTGCAtcttctttgtgtgtgtgtgtgtgtgtgtgtgggtgggtgggtgggtgcctGTGCTGAGGACagtgggtggggtgggggaagaaTGTGCGGAAGAAAGGCAGAAAAGGGAAGGAGCACTTCGCCACGTCAACTACTCGCAACGTACACCCACCCGCCGACCACGTGCGCGCTCTCACGTCAGTGTAGACAGTGCCACAAGCGGTGAGGTGGCAACGGAGCGTTCATCAAACACCGGTCCCTCATCGACCTCGCTCTTGCACGGAGGGGTCGAGGGAGTGGACTGGTGTGCTCGTGCTCCATGTAGGACacagcgcgcgtgtgctgctttTCCCGCTGCTCACCTAGCATGTATGCGCGTCAGCAAGTTCGGTTTCTGTCTGGCGGCTGTGCTTGTGTATTTCGTGCGCTCGGTGTCAGTGGACCCtatctgccgccgccgacctgccctccctctccccataCTATTTCGCACGAAACAGTCTGTTGGTGAATGCGTCGGTGAGTCTCCTGTCCACAAAGGTCCGTCATCTGCAACGGATGCACGGCTGCATCCCTTTCGAGCCCCACTCaccacccccctctccccctcctcccccttccctcttccgacccaccccctcacggagagagtgtgtgaggagagacagagaaagaggcaaATCGGTAACGAGATTCCCACAAACGCGAAGGGCAACAcgaaagggagaaggggggggagcagaagaagtggtgggggagggggggggggcgtgtgcAGAGGTGCGACcccgtgcgcgtgcacgagttaatgcgcgcgtgcctgcgacagggagagaggggagaggagggcggcaaGCGGGAGGGGCTGGCCAGACTCGGCTGCGCATCACACAGACGATGGAGGAGGACAACGAAAAGAAATACACAGTGCGGAGGAGACGCCGCACTCGAAtagcacacacaaaaagtGAAGCGCCAAGGGGAGAGCGCCCACAATCTCGACCCGACCAAAACGtcaggcacacagacacacacacagagagagagagcggcggaGAGCCAGAAGAATGACCTTACCACCTCCTACCTTcgtccctcccctccccctctccgccgAGACTCACCTACTCGCACTCGGACGGGCTTCGCTCGCCTACAGGATGGAGACGCTACCACCGATGAAGGTGTCAAAGGTGAATGTGACCTGACCCGTGCGTTCGCGGTCGTAAAAGGCGAAGACGTTGCGCACCCTACAAACGAAGATGGAGAGCTCGACATAGTCGTCGAAGCcgaggctgccgcggcgctgacggtCAAACTTGCGCATCAAGGCCTGGAACGTCTGCTCCGAGACCTGATAGCCGCtcgagaggagggcggcgcgcacctCGTTGCTGTCGAGCCGACCATCGCCGCTGGAGTCGCGCTTGCGGAAGCCTTCCCTCATGCTCAAAATGAAATGATGGAGATCTTTGAACTCGTCGAAGGTGATCTCGCCGCTATGGTTTTTATCGTACATGTGCAGCAACTTCTCCGTCGTGGCGAGGCTGAACGGCACGCCGGCGGACGACAAGGCCGCGTTCAGCTCTGGTACGCTGATGGCGCCGCTACCATCCGTGTCGACCGCGCGGAACCACTCCATCAGCTCTTGGTTGTCGTTCATGTGCCGAGCTGAAGGGGCGTACACGCCGGTGGAGGTCGGCATCGGTGGCTGTGCGCCGCCGTAGGCGCTTTGGGCGTTgtacggcagcggcgtcgtcaCAGGCAGGTGACCGTGGGCCCCTGCCACCACAGGAGGCTGGCCGTATTGCGTGGGCGGCTGAGTGTAGCCGAGGTATGCG
This genomic interval from Leishmania major strain Friedlin complete genome, chromosome 13 contains the following:
- a CDS encoding EF hand-like protein; translation: MGDVYPGYGCPQAPQGYRANPMYDGQQPASYPATAGSLGGGAYAPPQYPAPPELVSGFQAADSDHNGRIDVAELNAALSSAGFRFSLGTTEKLLARYDLDRSGSITMEEFADLHEFITAMQQGFRQCDTSGDGRLDRREALEAFRLSGFVLGEQTFQAVMRKFDRQHRGSLGFDEYIELSIFVAQVRDAFAYYNRDRSCQVLFNFDTFLGTAAAIW
- a CDS encoding programmed cell death 6 protein-like protein, whose translation is MAYPYNAYLGYTQPPTQYGQPPVVAGAHGHLPVTTPLPYNAQSAYGGAQPPMPTSTGVYAPSARHMNDNQELMEWFRAVDTDGSGAISVPELNAALSSAGVPFSLATTEKLLHMYDKNHSGEITFDEFKDLHHFILSMREGFRKRDSSGDGRLDSNEVRAALLSSGYQVSEQTFQALMRKFDRQRRGSLGFDDYVELSIFVCRVRNVFAFYDRERTGQVTFTFDTFIGGSVSIL